The following are encoded together in the Roseofilum reptotaenium CS-1145 genome:
- a CDS encoding DUF6896 domain-containing protein → MEVPNDIELVLAIVDLWYEHRNWAMQFLKENLSLDRPEDILSKPYRGYHSIGGTEWFYRTHGLGVDIHKPHNKGGIDFDFFCPDPNDWQLRDFLVKQYNDGQLVKRFYKPLIQDNDRWENAVAKVV, encoded by the coding sequence ATGGAAGTGCCCAATGATATAGAATTAGTTTTAGCAATTGTCGATCTATGGTATGAACATAGAAATTGGGCAATGCAATTCCTAAAAGAGAACTTAAGTTTAGATCGACCTGAAGATATACTCTCCAAGCCATACAGAGGATATCATTCCATTGGAGGGACAGAATGGTTTTATAGAACGCATGGTCTGGGGGTTGATATACATAAACCTCACAATAAGGGAGGAATTGACTTTGATTTTTTCTGCCCCGATCCAAATGATTGGCAGTTACGTGATTTTTTAGTAAAACAGTACAATGATGGACAACTAGTTAAGCGTTTTTACAAACCCTTAATCCAAGATAATGATCGTTGGGAAAATGCTGTGGCCAAAGTTGTATAG
- a CDS encoding pentapeptide repeat-containing protein — protein sequence MSDLSDLQDEFYVFYEHPVHEFKHKLFKASRNEVTGFIKEEILPEEGMGLDMTIYSLDMKTIIAFNHDGDIFLVRDSSQYKRLENWEEMVDKKNEDNLVSIEDYDPKRIVTSIQNWTKLKQQQKQGEYQLSNEDVAWQVYDLFGVGRLTPKIVEYVLRLLMEIETFDYLALFQRLQEVYYSWCAGDYIDASPNKNYPLKKMLALQERMADSQLALGLRQIDVYTGLNVTILLLELHRYGQDKAELRDKIKFYPCGQLNNDGKLEDSTKLLRIIGYSSCVGVLGFLNIVGTFLAGVNLSGVNLSGANLKRANFKHANLIGADLSCVNLSDAGLKDSDLKDTDLRGAELKGANLSGANLSRANLNCTNLSGANLSRANFSRVNLVDVELIEACLSGANLSRANLSGTNLSCVNLSRANLSGTNLSDANLKGTNLSGANLNGAILNRTNLSGANLRGANLNGAILNRTILNDEIWGDICWDERTQWEGLRGLKTAINIPDQLKQELALAN from the coding sequence TTGTCTGATTTATCTGATTTACAGGATGAATTTTATGTCTTTTACGAGCATCCCGTACACGAATTTAAACATAAATTATTTAAAGCTAGTCGAAATGAAGTTACTGGATTTATAAAAGAGGAGATTCTACCTGAAGAAGGTATGGGATTAGATATGACCATCTACTCTTTAGACATGAAAACGATCATTGCATTTAACCATGATGGAGATATTTTTTTAGTTAGGGACAGTAGTCAATACAAGAGATTGGAAAACTGGGAAGAAATGGTCGATAAAAAAAATGAAGATAATCTTGTCAGCATTGAAGATTATGATCCGAAACGAATAGTAACAAGTATACAGAATTGGACGAAATTAAAACAACAACAGAAGCAGGGAGAATATCAGCTCAGTAATGAGGATGTAGCATGGCAAGTCTACGATCTCTTTGGTGTAGGAAGATTAACGCCAAAAATTGTAGAGTATGTGCTGAGATTATTGATGGAAATTGAGACATTTGATTATTTGGCGTTGTTTCAACGGTTGCAGGAAGTTTATTATTCCTGGTGTGCAGGGGACTATATTGATGCTTCTCCCAATAAAAACTATCCCCTGAAAAAAATGCTGGCTCTGCAAGAGAGAATGGCAGATAGTCAACTAGCTTTAGGATTACGGCAGATTGATGTTTATACAGGATTAAATGTAACGATCTTGCTCCTAGAGCTGCACCGTTATGGACAAGACAAAGCGGAACTAAGAGATAAAATCAAGTTTTATCCTTGCGGACAACTCAATAATGACGGGAAATTAGAGGATAGTACTAAACTTTTAAGAATCATTGGTTATAGTTCCTGTGTTGGCGTATTAGGTTTTCTCAATATAGTTGGTACCTTTCTTGCAGGTGTCAACCTTAGTGGTGTCAACCTCAGTGGTGCTAACCTCAAGCGCGCTAACTTCAAGCACGCTAACCTTATAGGGGCAGACCTCAGTTGTGTCAATCTCAGTGACGCAGGACTTAAGGACTCAGACCTCAAGGACACAGACTTGAGGGGGGCAGAACTCAAGGGTGCCAACCTGAGTGGTGCCAATCTCAGTCGTGCCAATCTCAATTGTACAAACCTGAGTGGTGCTAATCTCAGTCGTGCTAATTTCAGTCGCGTTAACCTTGTAGATGTAGAACTCATAGAAGCATGTCTGAGTGGTGCTAATCTCAGTCGTGCTAACCTGAGTGGCACAAATCTCAGTTGTGTAAATCTCAGTCGTGCTAACCTGAGTGGCACAAATTTGAGTGATGCCAACCTCAAGGGTACAAATCTCAGTGGTGCTAATCTCAATGGTGCAATCCTCAATCGCACAAATCTGAGTGGCGCAAACCTCAGGGGTGCTAACCTCAATGGTGCAATCCTCAATCGCACAATCCTC